CGCTGTATTTCCGTCCTGGGAGTTCACCTGCCCGGCGCTGTACTCCCGTCCCGCTCACGGGCTGCTGCGCGGTGCTGTGCTCACCCTTGCCACACATCCTCCCGCTCCTTCAGCCGCGGACCGGCCCAACCCTCGCCCTTCTGTTGCCAAAACAGAGCCACCATTGCGCAGCCCGGGCGCACGGCAACCCCGGGGGACAGTGCCCTGGTCACAGAGGACGGCGTGAGACGCAGGAGGGTTCAAGCGTACTCTGTTCTCATGAAAAGCCCGTACAGGTTTTTCTGCTTTCGTGGGGATGTCTGCAGGGAGATGCCAAATCCTCCTGCATGAAAGAAGCCTTTCATGCGGCTGCTCATGCTGCACTGGGGGACGGGGAGGGGTGTGTGGAGTCGAACACCACTATTTCAGCGTGACAGGGTTATCTAGTCTCACATAAAGGATAAACACACTTATTTCAGCCCCTCTGCATGTGTCCCCCTGTTTGGCAATTCGATGTTCCTAGGGCACGGGATGCAAAAACCAGCCGAACAAAAATTCTTGCTGTTGACTCATCAACGTTGTAAATCTAGGATCGTAAAATTTTCCTGAGAAGTCGATGAAATTTGGTGCTGGCAGCTTAGCAAACGCCTTTCTCCACGTGCCCCACTGCAAGTCCCTGCCTTCATCACATCGCTGCATCCTCCTCTGCACCAACCCATACTGCCGTCGTCCTTCACGGGGTGCATGCAAGAGGCTGAGGGTACTCTGCCGCTGCGTTCAGCCACGGTGTGGAAGCTCAGCCGGGGTCTGGAGCTCTTCCCTCATCTGAACCTCTTTGGAACGGCCAGGCATGCTGCTCGCCTCTCTCCCCTTGAGTGACCACAGGCTCCGGGCAGCCACGGACCCTCCTGGGAGCCGTGGACCCTCCTGGGAGCCACGGACCCTCCTGGGAGCCACGGACCCTCCCGGGTGCCGCGGACcctcctgggagctgcagaccCTCCCGGGAGCCGCGGACCCTCCCGGCCCTTCGAgacagccctgcccagggcgcgGTTGGCGGAGCAGCCCCGACAGCATTGCTGTGCCGCTGCCGAGCCCTCGGCGGGCCGGGCAGGAGCCGGAGCGCCCGGGCAGGTCCCCTCCGAGCGCGCCTGGCTCGGGAGCATCACCGCCCATTGCACAATGCGGTTTCGGGTCCGCTCCCATCCATCCACCCCCTGCCTCGGAGGACGTTTTGGCTGGCGTGACTCAGCCAGGGGTGATGCTGAAGCGACTGCAATGGGTGAGCAGCACCCTGCGGTAGGAAACGGGGTGGCCCAGGCGCCGGCGGCCTCGCGGGGGTCTCGGGGGCGGCCAGCCTCGCCGCCTCCCCATCCCCAAGCCACCGGCTGTGGCTGAGGCACCTCGGGGTGCAAACCCGACACAAGCCACCTACAAAACCACGCACGGGTgctggcagccccagggctcACGCGGTCCCCGGACGTGACCTGGCGTGCACGGGGTGCGGCGATGAATTATGGGGGCTCCGCTCAGCACCGTGGGGGTGAACCAGCAGCACTGCGGGCCCACACTGGTACGGTATAGTCGGTATTCCTCCTCACCCAGGGATcttctgttaatattttttttttttaggctgaCATTTGATATATTTACTACTTCTCTAATGGAAATTACTGAGACGATAGGAATTGCTATTCTATCCCACAGCGACAGTTGCATGTTTTTCACATAACTGTACTTACAGTTTTGTAGTAGAGAGATGCTGACAATTAAATTTGCAGATcaagaaattttttaaacaatccAAATTAATCTGGAACTCAAGCTGCTGATATTTTCTAAGTGTTATCTTCAAGTGGTAAGTACTAGGATTAGCACATGGTCAGTGAGCTTCGTTTGCTAAGCCCACCTAATGAGACAATAAAGAGACGCACAAGACAAAAatgagaggggggaaaagagacaaaaagaaagagaaagaaatgaggaaTATAAGGGAAAAATCCCAAGCCCCAACTGGCTTCATCCACCAAGTGATCCAAGAGACATCCTTGAGCTTGCGTTAGTGCTCAGTAATACCAAGGGTAGGTCCAAATCTTCCACCCCAGGGAGCTACTCCAGTGACTAACCCACAGACCAAAAGGCGAGTCAGTCCTCCCCTACTCGACAGACACTGAAAGGAGCCAAATTTGCAGGATCCGTAGGGAATACCGAGAGCTCAGCACTCCCTCTCGGGAAGACGCGGCGATGGGCAGCTGCGTCCCACCCTGCCGCAGACCGAGCCAGCGGGCAGCGTGATTTCTTCCCGCTGTGTTTGCCAGGGCGTGGGAGCatcttcctccctgctgaggcagcagcatcgaaacacagccctgtgctggagggggtcctggggggctgcCTGGGCCGTGGCAGCGGGGGAGGAAAGGCCCCCCCCGGGGCTACGTGATGCTGCGAGAGGCGACCACAGGACAAAGACACCCCAAAATACAAGGAAGGAGTAATACCAAAGGATTCACGCCACTTGTGCCATCAGGAATTCTatgttttgcaaagcaaactGCGTGTCATCGGAACGACAGACACGAGTGCTCTACAAACAGAGCCTTCAGGGAGGTATCTACCATGAgttaaataaaaaccaaaccagccaGAAATCGAGCACGGCATGTGTCGCTGGAACTCAGCCGAGTAGTTTAGACGTTTGAGTTATTCCGAACAAATTGTCTAATGCCATTCAGGAACGAAATACCATGCACGCAATGCTGcttatgctttaaaaatgacGCAATCGGCTGCGACAGTGCTGAGGTTCCTCCTCGGCGAATCTGTTGCACACGCCTATAAACGCACCCACGGAGCACTTCGGCCTTTGGCGGGACCGTGCTCGTGCTTAAACCTAAGCACACGCTTAAACGTTGGGTGGGCAGGAGCCCACCCCTTTTTGCAGAGCCCAGACAAGGCGCCGGCGGTGGGTCTCCTCCTGCCAGGCAGGCGCTGCCGGGAATCACCTTGTGacctttcaaaaattaaagCTACTtcaattattttgcatttttgatCACGGAACTCTCCTAGTGCTGCCGTGCAACGCGTTTCCCAAACCAAAAgtccccttcttccccttcctgagCTTAAGCTCATATTGTTACAATACAGCCTGTAACTGAAAAGCTTTATTAATAATACCAATTAATTATGCTTAATGATACGGCAGATAAGACAGACGCTTACCTGGAATAGCAGGACAGACTGGTGCAAACGACAGTGTTAAGCGCCGCAATGGGGACGTAGCAGTGGTGGAAAGCGCTGTCAACCCATTCTGCTGGGAAAACGTACGCCGAGTACGCCAGCGCCGAccctgggaaggcaggaggTGCCCGGTTAAGTCCCGCCGGGAccctcagcatcctcctggGCGCAGCTGCGGACCTGCACACTGGCACTGGGCACCGGGCACCCTCAGGGAAGGGAGGTAGGAATTAAGGTAGACGAGCAGCTAAATAGCGAAGGGGAGCATGAGGCGGGGCGCTGATGGCCAGCTCCTGCCAACACCTTTCCGTGAGGAGCCGGAGGTGCATTGTGCCGTGAGAAaaccctggctgctgctgctgcttaccCCAGGCTTGCCCCCACGAGGGGCCACCCGCTTCACCGACAGCATTTGCCTTTCACGTGggagcttttcttccttcttattctatttacaacaaataccgGAGAGCCGTCCCAGGGCTGCCCGGTACAAAACCCAGCCCCTAATTATTTGTAGCGGGGTCAGAGATGCTTCACAGTCCTTCCCAAGCgccaggctgcagggaggaggaggaggaggaggaagaggggaaactACACACAAGCAGCCGCCGTTTCTGCTTGTCCCATGGATACGAGCCGTCCGAGCACCCGGGGGTTCAGCCCCGTCCCTGACACCTCCCTgtgcttcagctcctgctgcctcGGGGGAGTGCTGGGGCCGGGCACCGCACCGAAACCGCTGCAGGCTCGGCCGTCCTTACCCAAGCTGTACATGCTGAGCGCCGCGTAATCGAAGAAGTAGCAGATGTGGCGGGTGCGGGTGGACATGGTGCTGAAGGTGTGGGCGCAGCTGGAGGCGAGGGGGTAGACGCAGCAGGTCAGCAGGTAGGCAAGGAGGGGCCAGGCATGGGGGTCCTCCCGGCCCCCCGGTCCCCGCAGCCGCCCCACCAGCGTCCACACGAAGTACCTGTGGGGTGGAGGAAGGTGAGGATGGCACCCTTGGGTGTCCCCCGTCCCTGCTCTCACCGCAGAgacccaccacctcctccctcggATGCTAAGGACCCGCAGGTACCCACCAGGTAGGCACAAAATGCGTCCAGATATTTAGGGTCTCGTTTGTCATTTGGAAGACGCTGAGGAGGCAGTCTGCTGCCGAGCTTCTGGGGGGGCGATACCCGAAGAGGATCCCCTGCTCCTGGTACCCCTGCAAGGCAAGGACTGGCACTGGTGGCAGTCggaggagaaggaaggcagGGTGCCAAAAGGAGGGCACCCATGATTCCGGACCCCAGGACCCTGCTGCGAGGACAGAGCTGTGTCCCCACCCCATGGGAGATGAGCCCCAGGGGCGATGGCCACCCCAGCACGCTGCCACCGCCTGTCACCATCCAAAATCCCACCGAGCCTCTGGTTTAGGGAAGAAAAGCTCCTCTCTGACCTTAGGCACTTGGTTGATGCTGAGCAGCCGGGGTAACTTGAGGCTCAGCATCGCGCGGGTCGGGGCTCCAGCTCCGAGGGATGTCTTTGGTTCGGAGACAAGCCCCGGCGGTACCTCACACCCTGCGTGGCTGCATCTCACACCCCGCCGGGGAAGCGTTGGGACGGGGCTGCCCCGTGACAGGTGAAGTGATGCTCCCCGGCCTCGGGATGCGTAGCCTGGGGGGAGACGAGAGTCCATGGGCACAGTGTTCCCATGCAGGGTCCCAAACCCACCCGTGGCAAACGCTTCCTGGGGGGGTTCCCAcagcacggggagggggaaTGGCATCCATCCCTGCGGGGGATGTTGGGATCCCTCCCTACCACCCGTACCCaaaaggggcagggggagaagcaCGGCATGTCCCTGTGCCCACCACCCAGAGGGACTGAAACCCCGTTATCACCCCAAGAGAGCAAGGGGTGGTGCGGGAACAGCACCCACATCCCCCAAGCACCTCGAGGTCACACAGaaagccctgggcaggggctggggtgctgcagggtgcaggcaggtcCCCTCAGGGAAGCGGGGAGGACGCAGGGTCGCAGGCAGCACCCGGGCTGGTTCCTTTCTGCCTGCTCCCCATCAAACGTCCCAGTGTCGCGGTGCGGTCCCTCCGGCCCCACCGCCTCCATCTCTTACCCACTGATGGCTTCGGCAGCGCCGCTTCTCCCCCTCTGCGCCTCCACC
This sequence is a window from Phalacrocorax carbo chromosome 7, bPhaCar2.1, whole genome shotgun sequence. Protein-coding genes within it:
- the PAQR5 gene encoding membrane progestin receptor gamma, whose product is MLSLKLPRLLSINQVPKGYQEQGILFGYRPPRSSAADCLLSVFQMTNETLNIWTHFVPTWYFVWTLVGRLRGPGGREDPHAWPLLAYLLTCCVYPLASSCAHTFSTMSTRTRHICYFFDYAALSMYSLGSALAYSAYVFPAEWVDSAFHHCYVPIAALNTVVCTSLSCYSRFLEVEQPTFSKASRMLAFVYPYLFDSIPLFYRFYLCAVESCTEAAILVHYKHTVFAFLTCFIFASHLPERLAPGHFDYIGHSHQVFHVCGIISTHFQMEAITMDMAERRDRLLPASLLPSSLQTLGSMGICLAVSLAVIGLCSMSLRFMPEPLQREKPHGH